In a single window of the Helicobacter felis ATCC 49179 genome:
- the bioV gene encoding pimelyl-ACP methyl ester esterase BioV, whose product MMVGTYFSGFGFANESWLFGWILEKCTRYDVAGFSYGATRALEYAYEQVRQSKRVQHLVLIAPCMLAHKSQAFKNLQLKAYQQNPQAYMQAFFEKIGWSALLAQDPSLARYTHLGSLQDLQTLLNYYYAPEKLEFLCAKGVRLEVFIGLEDAIMDVKALCAFFRNYGCVWQFKGANHLLRVQAKSSSLKKPPCADGEAYPNTMV is encoded by the coding sequence ATGATGGTGGGCACCTACTTTAGCGGTTTTGGTTTTGCCAATGAGAGCTGGCTTTTTGGCTGGATTTTAGAAAAATGCACGCGCTACGATGTAGCCGGTTTTAGCTATGGGGCTACGCGTGCGCTAGAGTATGCCTATGAGCAAGTTAGACAGAGCAAACGCGTGCAACACCTCGTCTTAATCGCCCCTTGCATGCTCGCCCACAAAAGCCAAGCCTTTAAAAATTTACAACTCAAAGCCTACCAACAAAACCCCCAAGCTTACATGCAAGCTTTCTTTGAAAAAATCGGTTGGAGCGCGCTCTTAGCACAAGACCCCAGCCTAGCGCGTTATACGCATTTAGGTAGTCTGCAAGATTTGCAAACCTTGCTCAACTACTACTATGCCCCTGAAAAGTTAGAGTTTTTATGCGCTAAGGGAGTGCGTTTGGAGGTCTTTATCGGGTTGGAAGATGCGATTATGGACGTTAAGGCATTGTGCGCCTTCTTTAGAAATTACGGCTGTGTGTGGCAATTTAAGGGGGCTAATCATTTGCTCAGAGTGCAGGCCAAATCCTCTTCTTTAAAAAAACCACCATGTGCCGATGGTGAAGCCTATCCCAATACAATGGTTTAA
- a CDS encoding glycosyltransferase family 9 protein produces MEKLLVVRNDKLGDFVLAWPAFALLKASMPKTRLIALVPSYTAPLARICPYLDGVIVDAGRNASKKAKRETLEQIRAQKFPAVISFFSTSYNAFLLYKAHIPFRLAPATKLIQFLYNHRLRQRRSLSIKPEFEYNLDLARYFLNLQNLEVVEPKGPPYLCFEQTEILTQADMLKRRWGLDSAKPWVVVHSGTGGSSPNLSFQQWTELIKGLLDRLDVQIILSAGPDESQNAHALADSIGHPHIVVYDKNEGMVDFARSLACAHFFISAATGPLHLASALNVPTCAFYPARASAAPLRWQPINDPSKHLAFMPQTTDTEQEMNMALIEIPQILDPLVAFIQQYLPQT; encoded by the coding sequence ATGGAAAAATTATTAGTGGTGCGTAACGATAAATTGGGCGATTTTGTCCTAGCTTGGCCTGCCTTTGCCCTGCTCAAAGCTTCCATGCCTAAAACCCGCCTCATTGCCCTTGTGCCTAGTTATACCGCTCCCTTAGCGCGCATTTGTCCGTATTTAGATGGTGTGATTGTGGACGCCGGGCGCAACGCTTCCAAAAAGGCTAAAAGAGAGACCTTAGAGCAGATTAGAGCCCAAAAATTCCCCGCTGTGATTAGCTTTTTTTCCACCTCTTATAACGCTTTTTTGCTCTATAAGGCGCATATCCCCTTCCGCCTTGCCCCTGCCACCAAGCTTATTCAATTCCTTTATAATCACCGCTTACGCCAACGCCGTTCTCTCTCTATCAAGCCCGAATTTGAATATAACTTAGACTTGGCACGCTATTTTTTAAACTTGCAAAATCTTGAGGTGGTAGAACCTAAAGGTCCCCCCTATTTGTGTTTTGAGCAAACAGAAATCCTAACTCAGGCAGATATGTTAAAGCGCAGATGGGGATTGGATAGTGCTAAACCTTGGGTAGTGGTGCACTCCGGAACAGGAGGCTCTTCGCCTAATTTATCTTTTCAGCAGTGGACAGAGTTGATCAAAGGTCTTTTAGATCGCTTAGATGTGCAGATTATTTTAAGCGCAGGACCTGATGAGAGTCAAAATGCGCACGCATTAGCTGATTCAATAGGGCATCCTCATATCGTGGTGTATGATAAAAACGAGGGGATGGTAGATTTTGCGCGTTCCCTAGCCTGCGCGCATTTTTTCATCTCAGCAGCCACAGGTCCTCTGCATTTAGCCTCTGCACTCAATGTGCCTACCTGTGCTTTCTACCCTGCGCGCGCCTCTGCTGCCCCCCTGCGTTGGCAACCTATCAATGATCCTTCCAAACATTTAGCTTTCATGCCACAGACAACAGACACAGAGCAAGAGATGAACATGGCACTCATTGAAATCCCTCAGATTTTAGACCCGTTGGTAGCCTTTATTCAGCAGTATTTACCCCAAACATAA
- a CDS encoding NAD(P)H-dependent oxidoreductase has translation MHILLLNGAKEFGHSKGRLNATLHAHALKILQDLGHSTTQTHIDQGYIIEEEIEKILQADTLIWQMPGWWMGAPWVVKKYMDEVFTTGRGKLFKNDGRTLDNPTKNYGTGGLLQDKTYMFSLTWNAPLEAFTQKEEFFGGVGVEGVYFPLHKAHEFLGMRALPSFICNDVSKNPQVEQYLKDYSAHLQRVFNTL, from the coding sequence ATGCACATTTTATTACTCAATGGAGCTAAGGAATTTGGGCATTCCAAAGGTAGGCTCAATGCCACTCTGCACGCGCATGCGCTAAAAATCCTACAAGATTTAGGGCATAGCACCACTCAAACCCACATCGATCAAGGCTACATAATTGAAGAAGAGATTGAAAAAATTTTGCAAGCTGATACACTCATTTGGCAAATGCCCGGCTGGTGGATGGGCGCGCCTTGGGTCGTCAAAAAATACATGGACGAGGTTTTTACCACCGGGCGGGGCAAACTCTTTAAAAACGATGGGCGCACTTTGGACAACCCCACTAAGAATTACGGCACGGGTGGACTTTTGCAGGACAAAACCTACATGTTTTCACTCACTTGGAACGCCCCCCTAGAGGCATTTACTCAGAAAGAGGAATTTTTTGGAGGCGTGGGTGTGGAGGGGGTGTATTTCCCCCTGCATAAAGCGCACGAGTTTTTGGGTATGCGCGCTTTGCCTAGTTTTATCTGCAATGATGTGAGCAAAAACCCCCAAGTGGAACAATACCTTAAAGACTACAGTGCGCATTTGCAAAGGGTGTTTAACACGCTCTAG
- the truD gene encoding tRNA pseudouridine(13) synthase TruD, translating into MHTLTSPFFPLDLPSRFFASSHAPIDFYFKKCSRDFSVCEEPLYPFSGSGDHTILKVRKKDRSTWEMLSLFSQISGCKMADFGYAGLKDKQAITTQYISLPKIHAPALEKHTPTLLEHGIKILEISAHSHKIRLGHLKGNHFFMRLKKLKPTDAHKIEQVLGFLKTYGFPNYFGAQRFGKRGDNFKQSAPRSKKLNAFFLSSYQSHLFNHWLSARMRLNTLLAHFSAQELRAEFANLKLDTLKALQDQEHYFKLLEGDILCHYPFGKYFVHEDPLNSARLITQEIAPTGLLTGQKVMHAQNLAWSLECPYAHPLKAQGDRRYALVFPAEVRFSYISQEAQGTLEFFLPKGAYATIFLEEIAGRTLFSSKELT; encoded by the coding sequence ATGCACACATTAACATCGCCCTTTTTTCCTTTGGATTTACCCTCGCGCTTTTTTGCCTCCTCTCACGCGCCCATAGACTTTTATTTTAAAAAATGCTCACGGGATTTTAGCGTGTGTGAAGAGCCTCTTTATCCTTTTAGCGGCTCTGGCGATCACACCATTTTAAAAGTGCGCAAGAAAGATCGGAGCACATGGGAGATGTTAAGCTTATTCTCCCAAATCAGCGGGTGCAAAATGGCAGATTTTGGCTATGCCGGGCTCAAAGATAAGCAAGCCATCACCACGCAATATATTTCTCTACCCAAAATCCACGCCCCCGCCCTAGAAAAACACACCCCCACTCTGCTAGAACATGGTATTAAGATTTTAGAAATCAGTGCCCACAGCCATAAAATCCGCTTAGGGCATCTCAAGGGCAACCACTTCTTCATGCGCTTAAAAAAGCTTAAACCCACAGATGCGCACAAAATAGAGCAGGTGTTAGGTTTTCTTAAAACTTATGGCTTTCCGAATTACTTTGGAGCGCAACGCTTTGGCAAGAGAGGAGACAATTTCAAACAATCCGCCCCGCGTTCTAAAAAACTCAACGCCTTTTTTCTCTCTAGCTACCAAAGCCATCTCTTTAACCACTGGCTCAGCGCGCGCATGCGCTTGAATACTTTACTAGCCCATTTTTCCGCCCAAGAACTGCGCGCGGAGTTTGCAAATTTAAAGTTAGATACCCTCAAAGCTCTACAAGATCAAGAACATTATTTTAAACTCCTAGAGGGGGATATTCTCTGTCATTACCCCTTTGGAAAATACTTTGTGCATGAAGACCCACTCAATAGCGCGCGCTTGATCACCCAAGAGATCGCCCCCACCGGTTTGCTCACCGGACAGAAGGTTATGCATGCTCAAAATCTAGCTTGGTCTTTAGAGTGCCCCTATGCCCACCCCCTTAAAGCACAAGGAGATCGCCGTTATGCCCTTGTCTTTCCTGCTGAGGTGCGCTTTAGTTATATCTCCCAAGAAGCACAGGGAACATTAGAGTTTTTTCTACCCAAGGGGGCGTATGCGACCATCTTTTTAGAGGAGATCGCCGGACGCACCCTATTTTCCTCAAAGGAGTTAACATGA
- the htpX gene encoding zinc metalloprotease HtpX: MTFDQIIAQNQRKSLWVLLTYGATFVFIGLLVDLVRINAPSLSVGLVRLLSFQVMPTITLIMLALALGIIFFCINNSQAIMLSGNEYRLIDPSQVLRGKERMLSEILEELLRASNTPFRPKLYVMDAPFMNAFASGWDANNSLIALTTTLIDNLDREELKAVMAHELSHILHGDIRLTMCVGILSNIMLLGANVGVWAFLGGRNESGARTARTILLVLQFVLPIFSLLLQMYLSRTREFMADSGAAHIMCNSAPMVSALQKIAGNYSSHDFSQADPNPTRLASYIFNPAELFNTHPSIEQRIALLQRGR, encoded by the coding sequence ATGACCTTTGATCAAATCATTGCCCAAAATCAACGCAAAAGCTTATGGGTGCTCCTCACTTACGGGGCGACTTTTGTATTCATTGGCCTGCTCGTGGATTTAGTGCGCATTAATGCGCCTAGTCTAAGCGTGGGTTTAGTGCGCTTGCTCAGTTTTCAGGTAATGCCCACTATCACACTAATCATGCTTGCGCTAGCTTTGGGGATCATTTTCTTTTGCATTAATAATTCTCAAGCGATCATGCTCTCGGGCAATGAGTATAGACTCATCGATCCTAGCCAAGTTTTGCGGGGCAAGGAGCGCATGCTCTCTGAGATTTTAGAGGAGTTATTACGCGCTTCTAATACCCCCTTTAGACCAAAATTGTATGTCATGGACGCGCCCTTTATGAACGCCTTCGCTAGCGGTTGGGATGCTAATAACTCCCTCATCGCGCTCACCACAACCCTTATTGACAATTTAGATCGTGAGGAATTAAAGGCGGTGATGGCGCACGAACTTAGCCATATTTTGCACGGGGATATCCGTTTGACCATGTGTGTGGGGATTTTGAGCAATATCATGCTCTTGGGGGCAAATGTGGGTGTGTGGGCGTTTTTGGGAGGGCGCAATGAGAGTGGGGCGCGCACAGCGCGCACAATCTTGCTCGTGTTGCAGTTTGTTTTGCCCATTTTTAGCCTGCTCTTGCAAATGTATTTGAGTCGCACACGCGAATTTATGGCAGATAGTGGGGCAGCTCACATCATGTGCAATAGCGCGCCGATGGTCTCTGCCCTACAAAAGATCGCAGGCAATTACTCTAGCCACGATTTTAGCCAAGCTGATCCCAACCCCACAAGATTAGCCAGCTACATTTTTAACCCCGCCGAGTTATTTAACACGCATCCTAGCATCGAGCAACGCATCGCACTCTTGCAAAGAGGGCGTTAA
- the folE gene encoding GTP cyclohydrolase I FolE has protein sequence MRALWLELCARIGEDPQREGLKNTPKRLKELWDHLMQGYHLNPEQILQSAFSIERCDGIIVLKDIEFYSMCEHHLLPFFGHVSVGYIPRDRVVGLDAIAKLVEAFSRRLQIQERLSEEIASTFERILQPKGVGVFCVAKHLCMAMRGVQKQDTLVKTSALKGLFKSDARTRAEFMQLLS, from the coding sequence ATGCGAGCTTTATGGCTTGAGTTGTGCGCGCGTATAGGGGAAGACCCCCAAAGAGAGGGGCTTAAAAACACTCCCAAACGCCTTAAAGAACTTTGGGATCACCTCATGCAGGGCTATCACTTAAACCCGGAGCAAATTTTACAGAGTGCCTTTAGTATTGAGCGTTGTGATGGGATTATTGTGCTCAAAGACATTGAGTTTTATAGCATGTGTGAGCACCATTTACTGCCCTTTTTTGGGCATGTGAGTGTGGGTTACATCCCTAGAGATAGGGTTGTGGGGTTGGATGCGATCGCCAAGCTTGTAGAGGCGTTTTCAAGGCGTTTACAGATTCAAGAACGCTTGAGTGAGGAGATCGCGAGCACCTTTGAGCGGATTTTACAGCCTAAGGGCGTGGGGGTATTTTGCGTGGCCAAACACTTATGCATGGCGATGCGCGGGGTGCAAAAACAAGATACTTTGGTGAAAACCAGCGCACTTAAGGGGCTGTTTAAAAGCGATGCGCGCACGCGTGCGGAGTTTATGCAATTGCTATCTTAA
- a CDS encoding FtsW/RodA/SpoVE family cell cycle protein, with translation MAYQRLFLYACLLMGLSVVMSYSLSTYTTLLYRYQEFHFFIRQAVAVGVGIVLMWGISWLNPDKWFVKLGFVLFFSSFLLIVLMNFLPESMSSSAGGAKRWIRLPFFSLAPTEFFKIGFVFFLSWSLSRTFFNQEKASVKEELMILIPYFVLFLLVAFFIGVLQNDLGQVILLAIVLGFLLIFSGGSFKLFKIFFTLALCVGVVAILTSAHRILRMKLWWSNLQSSILSLLPSKLANSLRIDNLPEPYQIYHATNAIKHGGIFGQGLGEGVVKLGFLSEVHTDMILAGLSEELGFVAVFVCVGLMLALLHGMFKITNRLDNPKHMLFCLGVALLMGFSFIINAFGVSGIIPIKGIAVPFLSYGGSSIIANALALGLVLCLSKQARS, from the coding sequence ATGGCTTACCAGCGTTTATTCCTCTACGCGTGCCTACTGATGGGCTTAAGCGTAGTGATGAGCTACTCTCTTTCGACTTACACCACTTTACTCTACCGCTACCAAGAATTCCATTTTTTCATCCGCCAAGCGGTGGCTGTGGGGGTGGGAATAGTGCTCATGTGGGGGATTTCTTGGCTCAACCCAGATAAATGGTTTGTTAAACTAGGTTTTGTACTCTTTTTTAGCTCGTTTTTACTCATTGTGCTGATGAACTTCTTACCTGAGAGTATGTCCTCTAGCGCGGGGGGAGCCAAGCGTTGGATTCGCCTCCCCTTTTTCTCGCTCGCGCCCACAGAGTTTTTTAAAATTGGCTTTGTATTCTTTCTTTCTTGGAGTTTGTCGCGCACCTTCTTTAACCAAGAAAAAGCCAGCGTCAAAGAGGAGCTGATGATCCTTATCCCCTATTTTGTGCTCTTTTTGCTGGTAGCCTTTTTTATCGGAGTGTTGCAAAACGACTTAGGACAGGTGATCTTGCTAGCCATTGTCTTAGGCTTTTTGTTGATCTTCTCGGGGGGGAGTTTTAAACTCTTTAAAATCTTTTTCACCCTCGCGCTGTGTGTTGGTGTGGTCGCTATCCTCACTAGCGCGCACCGCATTTTGCGCATGAAACTCTGGTGGTCCAATCTACAAAGTTCGATCCTCTCCCTTTTGCCCTCTAAGCTTGCTAATAGTCTACGCATCGACAACTTACCCGAACCTTATCAAATTTATCACGCCACTAATGCCATCAAGCATGGCGGGATATTTGGGCAGGGCTTGGGCGAGGGGGTGGTCAAACTAGGTTTTTTAAGCGAGGTGCATACGGATATGATTTTAGCCGGACTCTCTGAAGAATTGGGTTTTGTAGCGGTCTTTGTGTGCGTGGGCTTGATGCTAGCCCTCTTGCATGGGATGTTTAAGATCACCAACCGCCTAGATAACCCCAAACACATGCTTTTTTGCTTGGGCGTGGCCTTACTCATGGGCTTTTCCTTCATCATTAACGCCTTTGGGGTGAGTGGGATCATCCCTATTAAGGGAATCGCCGTGCCCTTTTTGAGCTATGGGGGGAGTTCTATCATTGCTAACGCGCTGGCTCTAGGGCTAGTGCTCTGCCTCTCCAAGCAGGCGCGCAGTTAA
- the flgB gene encoding flagellar basal body rod protein FlgB, with protein sequence MDLSKAYPLVYKAMDYRALRQDLIASNIANVDTPFYRPKDLDFETMLAHKKAEVFDHQKDKHLKLAETNPRHLEPKDFEDNKATIFFRDGHLAKNDGNSVDIDIETSEMGKNSTMYLALTTALKKHRGIVNYAIDAAKNI encoded by the coding sequence ATGGATTTGTCTAAAGCCTATCCTTTAGTGTATAAGGCGATGGATTACCGCGCCTTGCGTCAGGATTTGATCGCGAGCAATATCGCCAATGTGGATACGCCTTTTTACCGCCCTAAGGATTTGGATTTTGAAACCATGTTAGCCCATAAAAAGGCAGAGGTGTTTGATCACCAAAAAGACAAGCATTTAAAACTTGCCGAAACCAATCCGCGGCATTTAGAGCCTAAGGATTTTGAAGATAATAAGGCGACTATCTTTTTTAGGGATGGGCATTTAGCTAAGAACGATGGGAATAGCGTAGATATTGACATTGAGACCTCAGAGATGGGGAAAAACTCAACTATGTATTTAGCTCTGACCACCGCACTTAAAAAACATCGAGGTATCGTCAATTACGCCATTGACGCGGCTAAGAATATTTAG
- the flgC gene encoding flagellar basal body rod protein FlgC has product MFLSSFDISGYGLSAQRVRANLISSNIANANTTRTDEGGPYRRQEAIFKSFDFNKILNEKLAQNNNLMEYEDPLDESDEIEKPNPPITGVYIEKIVRDDKAPLLKYDPTHPDADANGYVSYPNVNPVVEMADLIEATRAYQANVAAFQSTKNMATNAIGMLQA; this is encoded by the coding sequence ATGTTTTTATCTAGTTTTGACATCAGCGGTTATGGATTATCTGCCCAAAGAGTGCGTGCCAATCTCATTTCTTCTAATATTGCCAATGCCAACACCACTCGCACCGATGAGGGTGGGCCTTATCGCCGTCAAGAGGCGATTTTTAAGTCTTTTGATTTTAATAAAATTTTAAATGAAAAACTTGCCCAAAACAACAACTTGATGGAGTATGAAGACCCCTTAGATGAAAGTGATGAGATTGAAAAGCCTAATCCGCCTATTACAGGGGTTTACATTGAAAAAATCGTGCGCGATGACAAAGCCCCCCTACTCAAGTACGACCCCACCCACCCGGACGCGGACGCGAATGGCTATGTGTCTTACCCTAATGTGAATCCAGTCGTGGAGATGGCGGATTTGATCGAGGCCACGCGTGCCTATCAAGCCAATGTGGCGGCATTTCAAAGCACGAAAAACATGGCAACTAACGCCATTGGCATGCTACAAGCTTAA
- the fliE gene encoding flagellar hook-basal body complex protein FliE gives MKTLYTDIGLNKASTPLDSKAHENLMEKGEFSAMLKHSIDELNNTQKESDKALADMATGQVKDLHQAAIAIGKAETSMKLMLEVRNKAISAYKELLRTQI, from the coding sequence ATGAAAACTTTATACACTGATATAGGGTTGAATAAAGCTAGCACTCCTTTAGATTCAAAAGCGCATGAGAATCTAATGGAGAAGGGGGAGTTCTCTGCGATGCTCAAGCATTCTATCGATGAACTCAACAACACCCAAAAGGAGTCCGATAAGGCACTTGCGGATATGGCAACCGGGCAGGTTAAAGACCTGCACCAAGCCGCGATTGCCATCGGCAAAGCCGAAACTAGCATGAAACTCATGCTAGAGGTGCGTAACAAGGCGATCAGTGCCTACAAAGAGCTTTTAAGGACGCAAATCTAA
- a CDS encoding peptidoglycan D,D-transpeptidase FtsI family protein — protein sequence MSTEPNPHSSYSDFRNPDLDPRRTERLLLIFIVVGGCLLLFVVVMFFKAILPRKMPAFVVTKTNIAMRGTIYSQDGFSLASSQKLFKVSFNPLSIDPDKRDFFIDLLAIYTNIPRSLIAEKCTQNTYVTLSYSINANTAASLRQLNAKLLAYNVFVEYEDANKKIMPKVGLSIEVSGMARNYPYKDNFEPLIGYVKKIDTSKITIVQGVKGLEKFDNKRLSAKHDGQDTGKRDIGFNLIEDKSFESITRVDGFDITLSIPLKIQRDLERLLDRAKTHYKSQQIIAGVFSPINGELLALATTKRFNPSNIQKSDYPALNVDAIELSFEPGSTIKPIVYSLLVDKKRIDTTKPIDLGHGTYKLGKYTIKDDLTPPKNATIEDVLVRSSNIGMIKLSKRLSAQEMYEGLKSFGVSEPTGIDLPYEKTGLLPSVRLLNGEVYKGSVSYGYGLRTTFMQLLRAYGVFANGGFLVTPHLAQRFNASNGDVYIPDFPPKKQVISKESARKMQELLIKVVTHGTGRSAQVSGLVIGGKTGTARIANKGKYTDVYNSSFFGFAKDKQNTYGIGVVVFGSLGSEEYYGSQTAAPIFKQIVQMLIKNQYLTPNALHKD from the coding sequence GTGAGCACCGAGCCTAACCCACATTCTTCTTATTCTGATTTTAGGAATCCCGACCTAGACCCTAGACGCACCGAGAGACTTTTATTGATTTTTATAGTCGTGGGGGGGTGTTTGTTGCTCTTTGTGGTGGTGATGTTTTTTAAAGCCATTTTGCCTAGAAAAATGCCCGCTTTTGTGGTAACTAAAACCAATATCGCCATGCGGGGCACGATTTATAGCCAAGATGGTTTTTCCCTAGCCAGCAGTCAAAAACTCTTTAAGGTGAGTTTTAACCCCCTCTCCATTGACCCAGACAAGCGCGATTTTTTTATCGATCTGCTCGCCATTTATACCAATATCCCCCGCTCCCTCATTGCTGAAAAATGCACCCAAAACACCTATGTAACCCTTTCCTATAGTATCAACGCTAACACGGCAGCTAGCTTGCGCCAACTCAACGCCAAACTACTCGCCTATAATGTTTTTGTAGAGTATGAGGATGCCAATAAAAAGATCATGCCTAAAGTGGGTTTGAGTATTGAGGTCAGCGGAATGGCACGCAACTACCCCTACAAAGACAACTTTGAACCCTTAATAGGTTATGTCAAGAAGATCGACACCTCTAAAATCACAATCGTGCAAGGGGTCAAGGGCTTAGAAAAATTTGACAATAAAAGACTCAGTGCCAAGCATGACGGGCAGGACACGGGCAAACGCGACATCGGCTTTAACCTCATTGAAGACAAGAGTTTTGAGAGTATCACACGCGTAGACGGCTTTGACATCACTTTGAGTATTCCTTTGAAAATCCAACGCGATTTAGAACGCCTTTTAGACAGGGCAAAAACTCATTACAAGTCCCAGCAGATCATCGCAGGCGTGTTTTCCCCGATCAATGGCGAACTCTTGGCTTTGGCGACCACCAAGCGTTTTAATCCTAGCAATATCCAAAAGAGCGATTACCCCGCACTTAATGTGGATGCGATTGAACTCTCTTTTGAGCCCGGGAGCACCATTAAGCCCATTGTCTATAGCCTTTTAGTGGATAAAAAGCGCATTGACACCACTAAGCCCATCGATCTAGGGCATGGCACTTATAAGTTAGGTAAATACACGATCAAGGACGATCTCACCCCCCCCAAAAACGCCACGATCGAAGATGTGCTAGTGCGCTCTAGCAACATCGGCATGATCAAACTCTCTAAGCGACTAAGTGCCCAAGAAATGTATGAAGGACTTAAAAGCTTTGGGGTGAGCGAGCCTACTGGGATCGATCTGCCCTATGAAAAAACGGGGCTACTCCCCAGTGTGCGCCTGCTCAATGGCGAAGTCTACAAGGGTAGTGTTTCTTATGGCTATGGTTTGCGCACGACTTTTATGCAACTCTTGCGCGCCTACGGGGTTTTTGCCAATGGGGGCTTTTTGGTAACCCCCCATTTAGCCCAACGCTTTAATGCCTCTAATGGGGATGTCTATATCCCCGATTTCCCTCCTAAAAAGCAGGTGATCAGTAAAGAGAGTGCGCGCAAAATGCAGGAACTCTTGATCAAGGTTGTAACGCATGGCACGGGCAGGAGTGCGCAGGTGAGCGGGCTTGTCATCGGGGGCAAGACGGGCACGGCACGCATTGCTAACAAGGGCAAATACACCGATGTTTACAATAGTTCGTTTTTTGGCTTTGCTAAGGACAAGCAGAACACTTATGGGATCGGGGTGGTGGTCTTTGGGTCTTTGGGTAGTGAGGAATACTATGGTAGCCAAACCGCTGCGCCTATCTTCAAGCAGATTGTGCAAATGCTCATCAAAAACCAGTATCTCACTCCCAACGCTCTCCATAAAGATTAA
- a CDS encoding Mrp/NBP35 family ATP-binding protein, with the protein MITQEEVLQALKSVIYPNFERDIVSFGFVKNVTLHENRLGLLLEIPSSSSEVKASLEQAVRAKMQEIGIGALQLDIKTPPKREPQQATSSKNLAPNIKHVVMVSSGKGGVGKSTTSVNLAIALAQRQQKVGLLDADVYGPNIPRMLGLVGVDPMSDPSGKKLIPLEAFNVKTMSMGLLYEEGQSLIWRGPMLMRAIEQMLTDILWGQLDILIVDMPPGTGDAQLTLAQAVPISAGISVTTPQLVSLDDATRSLDMFAKLHIPIAGVIENMSGFVCPHCEHTSDIFGKDNLNTLLERYQTQLLARIPLEMQVREGGDKGTPISVLNPKSPVSLAYQQASDQLLEFLEKVAREELATNKEIQPTTR; encoded by the coding sequence ATGATCACCCAAGAAGAAGTGCTCCAAGCACTTAAAAGTGTTATTTATCCCAATTTTGAGCGCGATATTGTGAGCTTTGGCTTTGTCAAGAATGTAACCCTGCATGAAAATCGCTTAGGATTACTCTTAGAAATCCCCTCTAGCTCCTCAGAGGTCAAAGCAAGCTTAGAGCAAGCCGTGCGTGCCAAAATGCAAGAGATCGGCATTGGCGCACTGCAACTAGACATCAAAACTCCCCCTAAAAGAGAACCCCAACAAGCCACTAGCAGTAAAAATCTCGCTCCCAATATTAAACATGTAGTGATGGTGAGTTCTGGTAAGGGCGGGGTGGGCAAGAGCACGACTAGCGTCAATCTAGCCATCGCTCTAGCCCAACGCCAGCAAAAAGTGGGGCTTTTAGACGCTGATGTCTATGGGCCTAATATTCCTAGAATGTTAGGCTTGGTGGGTGTGGACCCCATGAGCGATCCCAGCGGTAAAAAGCTCATTCCTTTAGAGGCTTTCAATGTCAAAACCATGAGCATGGGTTTGCTTTATGAAGAGGGACAGAGTTTGATTTGGCGCGGACCCATGCTCATGCGTGCCATTGAGCAAATGCTCACCGATATCTTATGGGGACAGCTAGACATTCTCATCGTGGATATGCCCCCCGGAACTGGAGACGCACAGCTCACTTTAGCCCAAGCTGTGCCTATTAGCGCGGGTATTAGCGTAACCACCCCCCAATTAGTGAGCCTAGATGATGCGACGCGTTCTTTAGACATGTTTGCTAAATTGCACATTCCCATTGCCGGCGTGATTGAGAACATGAGCGGGTTTGTCTGCCCCCATTGTGAGCACACGAGCGACATTTTTGGCAAAGACAATCTAAACACGCTCTTAGAGCGATACCAAACCCAACTGCTCGCACGCATTCCTTTAGAAATGCAGGTGAGAGAGGGAGGAGATAAAGGCACACCTATTAGTGTGCTTAACCCTAAATCCCCCGTAAGCCTCGCCTACCAACAAGCTAGCGATCAACTTTTAGAGTTTTTGGAAAAAGTGGCGCGCGAAGAGCTAGCAACTAACAAAGAGATCCAGCCCACCACGCGTTAA